The following coding sequences are from one Lolium rigidum isolate FL_2022 chromosome 6, APGP_CSIRO_Lrig_0.1, whole genome shotgun sequence window:
- the LOC124662380 gene encoding glucan endo-1,3-beta-glucosidase GIV-like translates to MSSMRGFTPVLAAAFLVGVLVACVVPAGTWSTAVVGVCYGIMGNNLPPPRDVVQLYRTYNIYRMRVYSVEHATLDALRNTQVEVTLGTTADEVAFLAASTSNAASWVQTNVKPYYPEVRIRYIVVGNELTGGAAQNIVPAMRNLINTLGPAGIAIRVSTAVGMDVIANSFPPSSAVFAQPHMAEVARFLESTNAPLLINVQPYFAYQGNPDKINLSYALFRPGAPPVKDSGNGLVYTNLFDAMVDAMYAALEKAGAPEAWVVVSESGWPSAGGVGATVENARAYNQGLIDHVAYGKGTFEKPGPFGTPKKSWATGVPLEVYVSSIFNENQKHGEETQRNFGLFHPTTNKLPVYPINFAGTLPHIQSDCCAPILK, encoded by the exons ATGTCGAGCATGCGAGGCTTTACTCCCGTGCTTGCAGCGGCGTTTCTCGTCGGTGTCCTTGTCGCCTGCGTCGTCCCTGCAGGTACGT GGTCCACTGCCGTGGTGGGCGTGTGCTACGGCATCATGGGCAACAACCTCCCTCCTCCGCGCGACGTGGTGCAGCTCTACCGCACCTACAACATCTACCGCATGCGTGTCTACTCCGTGGAGCACGCCACCCTCGACGCCCTCCGCAACACCCAGGTCGAGGTCACGCTCGGCACCACCGCcgacgaggtcgccttcctcgcCGCCAGCACCTCCAACGCCGCCTCCTGGGTCCAGACCAACGTGAAGCCGTACTACCCCGAGGTCAGAATCAGGTACATCGTCGTCGGAAACGAGCTCACGGGCGGCGCCGCGCAGAACATCGTTCCCGCCATGCGCAACCTCATCAACACCCTTGGCCCTGCGGGTATTGCCATCAGGGTGTCCACGGCCGTGGGGATGGACGTGATCGCCAACTCCTTCCCGCCGTCGAGCGCCGTGTTCGCGCAGCCCCACATGGCGGAAGTGGCGCGGTTCCTGGAGAGCACCAACGCGCCGCTGCTCATCAACGTGCAGCCCTACTTCGCGTACCAGGGGAACCCTGACAAAATCAACCTCAGTTACGCCCTGTTCCGGCCCGGCGCGCCGCCGGTGAAGGACAGCGGGAATGGGCTAGTGTACACCAACCTGTTCGATGCCATGGTGGACGCCATGTATGCCGCGCTGGAGAAGGCCGGGGCGCCGGAGGCGTGGGTGGTGGTGTCCGAGAgcgggtggccgtcggcgggAGGGGTGGGAGCCACAGTGGAGAACGCGAGGGCCTACAACCAGGGGCTTATCGACCATGTGGCCTACGGTAAGGGTACGTTCGAGAAGCCTGGGCCTTTCGGTACTCCGAAGAAGTCTTGGGCGACGGGGGTGCCGCTGGAGGTGTATGTCTCCTCCATCTTCAACGAGAACCAGAAGCATGGAGAAGAGACGCAGAGGAACTTTGGGCTCTTCCACCCTACTACCAACAAATTGCCGGTGTACCCCATCAATTTTGCAGGAACACTGCCACATATACAATCAGATTGTTGTGCACCGATCTTAAAATGA
- the LOC124660458 gene encoding uncharacterized protein LOC124660458 isoform X1 has product MSSMRGFASELAAALLVGVLVACVPSGVNSAVVGVCYGTKGSNLPPPQDVVKLYRFNTIYRMRVYSVEPAILDALRNTQVEVMVGTTNDDVAFLARSASNAASWVQTNVKPYYPDVRIMYIVVGNELTGGAAQSIVPAMRNLNNALGSAGLGGIKVSTAVGMDVITNSFPPSSAVFAQSYMTEVARFLASINAPLLANVQPYFAYQGNPGSISLSYALFRPGAPPVTDSGNGLVYTNLFDAMVDAMYAALEKAGAPDVSVVVSESGWPSAGGVGATVENARAYNQGLIDHVAYGKGTFEKPGPFGTPKKPGPMEVYVFSIFSENQKPGDETQRNFGLFYPTNKVPVYGINFAGTLPRVQSIGVCYGIIGSNLPSPQDVVQLYRSLAISGMRVYTVEPPALNALRNAGIDLILGTTNDDVAHLAASAANAAFWVQTNVKPYYPDVKIKYIAVGNELTGGAAQSIPAAMRNLNDALGTVGLSAIKVSTAVKMDVIANSFPPSGAVFAQPYMTDVAQILATIGAPLLANVYPYFAYLGNPGNINLSYATFQPGAPPLTDSGNRLVYTNLFDAMVDAIYAALEKAGAPGVRVVVSESGWPSAGGVAATMENARAYNQGLVDHVAHGTPKKPVPIEAYLFAMFNENQKTGEETERNFGLFYPANKAPVYPINFAGSAAANRTHLRGSRRH; this is encoded by the exons ATGTCGAGCATGAGAGGCTTTGCTTCGGAGCTTGCAGCGGCGTTGCTCGTCGGAGTCTTGGTCGCCTGCGTCCCTTCAG GCGTGAATTCCGCCGTTGTCGGCGTGTGCTACGGCACCAAGGGCAGCAACCTCCCTCCGCCGCAAGACGTGGTGAAGCTCTACCGCTTCAACACCATCTACCGCATGCGCGTATACTCTGTCGAGCCTGCCATCCTCGACGCGCTCCGCAACACCCAAGTCGAGGTCATGGTCGGCACCACCAACGACGACGTCGCGTTCCTCGCCCGCAGCGCCTCCAACGCTGCCTCCTGGGTGCAGACCAACGTGAAGCCCTACTACCCTGACGTTAGGATCATGTACATCGTCGTCGGGAACGAGCTCACGGGCGGCGCCGCCCAAAGCATCGTCCCCGCCATGCGCAATCTCAACAACGCCCTTGGCTCCGCCGGTTTGGGCGGCATCAAGGTGtccacggcggtggggatggacgTTATCACCAACTCCTTCCCGCCGTCCAGCGCCGTGTTCGCGCAATCGTACATGACGGAAGTGGCGCGGTTCCTGGCAAGCATCAACGCGCCGCTGCTCGCCAACGTGCAACCCTACTTCGCGTACCAGGGAAACCCAGGCAGCATCAGCCTCAGCTACGCCCTGTTCCGGCCCGGCGCGCCGCCGGTGACGGACAGCGGGAATGGGCTGGTGTACACCAACCTGTTCGATGCGATGGTGGATGCCATGTATGCTGCACTCGAGAAGGCCGGGGCGCCGGACGTGTCGGTGGTGGTGTCTGAGAGCGGGTGGCCGTCGGCAGGAGGGGTGGGAGCGACAGTGGAGAACGCGAGGGCCTACAACCAGGGGCTGATCGACCATGTGGCCTACGGTAAGGGCACGTTTGAGAAGCCTGGGCCTTTCGGTACACCAAAGAAGCCTGGGCCGATGGAGGTGTacgtcttctccatcttcagtGAGAACCAGAAGCCCGGGGACGAGACACAGAGGAACTTTGGGCTCTTCTACCCTACCAACAAAGTGCCCGTGTATGGCATTAATTTTGCAGGAACACTGCCAC GCGTGCAGTCCATCGGCGTGTGCTATGGCATCATCGGCAGCAACCTCCCTTCGCCGCAGGACGTGGTGCAGCTCTACCGCTCCTTGGCGATCTCGGGCATGCGCGTCTACACCGTCGAGCCCCCCGCCCTGAACGCGCTCCGCAACGCCGGCATCGACCTCATCCTCGGCACCACCAACGACGACGTCGCCCAcctcgccgccagcgccgccaacgCGGCCTTCTGGGTCCAAACCAACGTCAAGCCCTACTACCCTGACGTCAAAATCAAGTACATCGCCGTCGGCAACGAGCTCACGGGCGGGGCCGCGCAGAGCATCCCCGCCGCCATGCGGAACCTGAACGACGCCCTCGGCACCGTGGGTCTCAGCGCTATCAAGGTTTCCACGgcggtgaagatggacgtgatcgCCAACTCCTTCCCACCCTCCGGCGCCGTGTTCGCGCAGCCCTACATGACGGACGTGGCGCAGATCCTTGCAACCATCGGCGCGCCGCTGCTCGCCAACGTGTACCCCTACTTCGCCTACCTGGGAAACCCCGGCAACATCAACCTTAGCTACGCGACGTTCCAgcccggcgcgccgccgctgacGGATAGCGGGAACAGGCTCGTTTACACGAACCTCTTCGACGCCATGGTGGACGCCATCTACGCCGCGCTGGAGAAAGCCGGGGCGCCGGGGGTGAGGGTGGTGGTGTCAGAGAGTGGGTGGCCGTCGGCAGGAGGGGTGGCGGCGACGATGGAGAACGCAAGGGCGTACAACCAGGGACTGGTCGACCATGTAGCGCACGGGACGCCGAAGAAGCCTGTCCCAATCGAGGCGTATCTGTTCGCCATGTTCAACGAGAACCAGAAGACCGGGGAAGAGACGGAGAGGAACTTTGGGCTCTTCTACCCTGCCAACAAAGCGCCCGTGTACCCCATTAATTTCGCTGGTTCAGCGGCAGCGAACCGCACCCACTTGCGTGGCTCTCGTAGGCATTAG
- the LOC124660458 gene encoding glucan endo-1,3-beta-glucosidase GIV-like isoform X2, giving the protein MSTMRGFAPVLSAALLVGVLIASAPAGVQSIGVCYGIIGSNLPSPQDVVQLYRSLAISGMRVYTVEPPALNALRNAGIDLILGTTNDDVAHLAASAANAAFWVQTNVKPYYPDVKIKYIAVGNELTGGAAQSIPAAMRNLNDALGTVGLSAIKVSTAVKMDVIANSFPPSGAVFAQPYMTDVAQILATIGAPLLANVYPYFAYLGNPGNINLSYATFQPGAPPLTDSGNRLVYTNLFDAMVDAIYAALEKAGAPGVRVVVSESGWPSAGGVAATMENARAYNQGLVDHVAHGTPKKPVPIEAYLFAMFNENQKTGEETERNFGLFYPANKAPVYPINFAGSAAANRTHLRGSRRH; this is encoded by the exons ATGTCGACCATGAgaggctttgctccggtgctttcAGCGGCGTTGCTTGTCGGAGTCCTGATCGCCTCCGCCCCTGCAG GCGTGCAGTCCATCGGCGTGTGCTATGGCATCATCGGCAGCAACCTCCCTTCGCCGCAGGACGTGGTGCAGCTCTACCGCTCCTTGGCGATCTCGGGCATGCGCGTCTACACCGTCGAGCCCCCCGCCCTGAACGCGCTCCGCAACGCCGGCATCGACCTCATCCTCGGCACCACCAACGACGACGTCGCCCAcctcgccgccagcgccgccaacgCGGCCTTCTGGGTCCAAACCAACGTCAAGCCCTACTACCCTGACGTCAAAATCAAGTACATCGCCGTCGGCAACGAGCTCACGGGCGGGGCCGCGCAGAGCATCCCCGCCGCCATGCGGAACCTGAACGACGCCCTCGGCACCGTGGGTCTCAGCGCTATCAAGGTTTCCACGgcggtgaagatggacgtgatcgCCAACTCCTTCCCACCCTCCGGCGCCGTGTTCGCGCAGCCCTACATGACGGACGTGGCGCAGATCCTTGCAACCATCGGCGCGCCGCTGCTCGCCAACGTGTACCCCTACTTCGCCTACCTGGGAAACCCCGGCAACATCAACCTTAGCTACGCGACGTTCCAgcccggcgcgccgccgctgacGGATAGCGGGAACAGGCTCGTTTACACGAACCTCTTCGACGCCATGGTGGACGCCATCTACGCCGCGCTGGAGAAAGCCGGGGCGCCGGGGGTGAGGGTGGTGGTGTCAGAGAGTGGGTGGCCGTCGGCAGGAGGGGTGGCGGCGACGATGGAGAACGCAAGGGCGTACAACCAGGGACTGGTCGACCATGTAGCGCACGGGACGCCGAAGAAGCCTGTCCCAATCGAGGCGTATCTGTTCGCCATGTTCAACGAGAACCAGAAGACCGGGGAAGAGACGGAGAGGAACTTTGGGCTCTTCTACCCTGCCAACAAAGCGCCCGTGTACCCCATTAATTTCGCTGGTTCAGCGGCAGCGAACCGCACCCACTTGCGTGGCTCTCGTAGGCATTAG